In one window of Halomarina pelagica DNA:
- a CDS encoding DUF7351 domain-containing protein — translation MSESEAESSIQECSDCVAPAEAFSIVANETRLSILEALWRAEERPVRFSRLREMVGMRDSAQFNYHLGKLTDQFVRRTDDGYDLRHAGTKVVQAVLAGSFNEHPHVEPFPVEGSCLWCGGPVEARYDDEMLAVVCTDCERRHGKYSFPPGGLNDRTDEEIARAFDQRVRHLHCLAADGVCPECSGRMETVLVSEGDCCLGDGLRADHVCAQCNHRLCSAVGLRLLDQSDVVAFHRDHGIDLGVTPYWTLDWCVSDEAVTVLETDPWRVEVAITLDGETLRVTMDGDLRVLGVER, via the coding sequence ATGAGCGAAAGCGAGGCGGAGTCGAGCATTCAGGAGTGCTCTGACTGCGTCGCCCCGGCGGAGGCGTTCTCCATCGTCGCGAACGAGACGCGCCTCTCGATCCTGGAGGCGCTGTGGCGCGCGGAGGAGCGACCGGTGCGGTTCTCCCGGCTGCGCGAGATGGTCGGGATGCGCGACAGCGCGCAGTTCAACTACCACCTCGGGAAGCTGACCGACCAGTTCGTCCGGCGCACGGACGACGGCTACGACCTTCGTCACGCCGGGACGAAGGTGGTGCAGGCGGTCCTCGCGGGGTCGTTCAACGAGCATCCACACGTCGAGCCGTTCCCGGTCGAGGGATCGTGTCTCTGGTGCGGCGGTCCCGTCGAAGCCCGCTACGACGACGAGATGCTCGCCGTCGTCTGCACCGACTGCGAGCGGCGACACGGGAAGTACTCCTTCCCGCCGGGGGGCCTGAACGACCGGACGGACGAGGAGATCGCGCGGGCGTTCGACCAGCGCGTGCGCCACCTCCACTGCCTCGCGGCGGACGGCGTCTGTCCGGAGTGCAGCGGCCGAATGGAGACCGTCCTCGTGAGCGAGGGGGACTGCTGTCTGGGCGACGGACTGCGCGCGGACCACGTCTGTGCGCAGTGCAACCACCGGCTCTGCTCGGCGGTCGGCCTGCGCCTGCTCGATCAGTCCGACGTCGTCGCGTTCCACCGCGACCACGGGATCGACCTCGGAGTGACGCCCTACTGGACGCTCGACTGGTGCGTCTCCGACGAGGCGGTCACCGTCCTGGAGACGGACCCGTGGCGCGTCGAGGTGGCGATCACGCTCGACGGCGAGACCCTTCGGGTCACGATGGACGGTGACCTCCGGGTACTCGGGGTCGAGCGCTGA
- a CDS encoding beta-ketoacyl-ACP reductase gives MTLSTQTCVVTGASRGIGRGIAIELGEQGADVVVNYRSSEAEAYDVVEEIEDAGGRAIAVQADVSDLDSVEGMAEDVERAFGGVDVLVNNAGLTVDRKFANMTREDWDRVMDVNLGGVFNCTKVFFDDLLEAEHGRLVNISSVVGQQGNYGQANYATTKSGLFGFTRTIALEMARSGSTANCVAPGFVQTDMLEDVPERVQEKIVGRIPLGRFAQVDDVCGIVRFLAGEESSYMTGQILAVNGGMEW, from the coding sequence ATGACACTATCGACACAGACCTGCGTCGTCACCGGCGCGTCACGTGGCATCGGACGGGGTATCGCGATCGAACTCGGCGAACAGGGCGCGGACGTCGTCGTCAACTACCGCTCCTCGGAGGCGGAGGCCTACGACGTCGTCGAGGAGATCGAGGACGCGGGCGGACGGGCGATCGCGGTACAGGCCGACGTGAGCGACCTCGACTCGGTGGAGGGGATGGCCGAGGACGTCGAGCGGGCGTTCGGCGGCGTCGACGTACTCGTGAACAACGCCGGACTGACCGTCGATCGCAAGTTCGCGAACATGACACGGGAGGACTGGGACCGCGTGATGGACGTGAACCTCGGTGGGGTGTTCAACTGTACGAAGGTCTTCTTCGACGACCTGCTCGAGGCCGAACACGGCCGGCTCGTCAACATCTCGAGCGTGGTCGGCCAGCAGGGCAACTACGGCCAGGCCAACTACGCCACCACCAAGAGCGGCCTGTTCGGGTTCACGCGGACGATCGCGCTGGAGATGGCCCGCTCGGGCTCGACCGCCAACTGCGTCGCGCCGGGGTTCGTCCAGACCGACATGCTCGAGGACGTCCCCGAGCGCGTTCAGGAGAAGATCGTCGGCCGGATCCCGCTCGGCCGGTTCGCGCAGGTGGACGACGTCTGCGGGATCGTCCGCTTTCTGGCGGGTGAGGAGTCGAGCTACATGACCGGCCAGATCCTCGCCGTCAACGGCGGCATGGAGTGGTGA
- a CDS encoding acyl-CoA carboxylase subunit beta: MSQEVPRTEPDDPVEELRRRREVARLGGGQERIDRQHSKGKLTAHERVEYFLDEGTFRELDAFVEHQSTNFDMAEKRYPGDAVVTGRGEVNGRPVFVFAHDFTVLGGSVGEAVADKICKAMDMAMDAGVPIVGLNDSAGARIQEGVDSLVGFARIFRRNTEASGVVPQLSAIMGPCAGGATYSPALTDFTVMVDDTSHMMITGPDVIETVTGEQISKDELGGARPHASKSGVAHVTCPSEEDALDDVRHLLSYLPANHLEDPPRVDPHDDRDRPCDALDDIVPNAPKKPYDVTNVVDELTDRGTFFEIHGDYARNLVVGFARLDGHSVGIVANQPRANAGTLDIEASQKGARFVRFCDAFNVPIVTLVDVPGFMPGTDQEHNGIIKHGAKLIYAYAEATVPLLTVITRKAYGGAYIVMGSKELGADVNYAWPGAEMAVLGPRGAVNILYRDELGAAEDTEARRQELMDEYREEFANPYKPAQRGYLDDVIEPAQTRRRLIEDLELLDRKRADRPPKDHGNIPL, from the coding sequence ATGAGCCAGGAGGTCCCGCGTACCGAACCCGACGACCCCGTCGAGGAGCTTCGGCGACGGCGCGAGGTCGCCCGACTCGGCGGGGGTCAGGAGCGCATCGACCGCCAGCACTCGAAGGGGAAGCTGACCGCCCACGAGCGCGTCGAGTACTTCCTCGACGAGGGAACGTTCCGCGAGCTGGACGCCTTCGTCGAGCACCAGTCGACGAACTTCGACATGGCGGAGAAGCGATACCCGGGCGACGCGGTCGTGACCGGCCGCGGCGAGGTGAACGGCCGCCCGGTGTTCGTGTTCGCCCACGACTTCACCGTCCTCGGCGGGTCGGTCGGCGAGGCCGTCGCCGACAAGATCTGCAAGGCGATGGACATGGCGATGGACGCGGGCGTCCCCATCGTGGGGTTGAACGACTCCGCGGGCGCGCGCATCCAGGAGGGCGTCGACTCCCTCGTCGGCTTCGCGCGAATCTTCCGGCGCAACACGGAGGCAAGCGGCGTCGTCCCGCAGCTCTCTGCCATCATGGGCCCGTGCGCCGGCGGGGCGACCTACTCGCCCGCGCTGACGGACTTCACCGTCATGGTGGACGACACCAGCCACATGATGATCACCGGCCCGGACGTCATCGAGACGGTCACCGGCGAGCAGATCTCGAAGGACGAACTCGGCGGCGCGCGCCCGCACGCCTCGAAGAGCGGCGTCGCGCACGTCACCTGTCCCTCGGAGGAGGACGCGCTCGACGACGTCCGACACCTGCTGTCGTACCTGCCCGCGAACCACCTCGAGGACCCCCCGCGGGTCGACCCGCACGACGACCGCGACCGGCCGTGCGACGCGCTCGACGACATCGTCCCGAACGCGCCGAAGAAGCCCTACGACGTGACGAACGTCGTGGACGAACTGACCGACCGGGGGACGTTCTTCGAGATCCACGGCGACTACGCGCGCAACCTCGTCGTCGGCTTCGCCCGCCTCGACGGCCACTCGGTGGGGATCGTGGCGAACCAGCCGCGGGCGAACGCGGGGACGCTCGACATCGAAGCGAGCCAGAAGGGCGCGCGGTTCGTGCGCTTCTGCGACGCGTTCAACGTCCCGATCGTGACGCTCGTGGACGTTCCCGGCTTCATGCCCGGCACCGACCAGGAGCACAACGGCATCATCAAACACGGCGCGAAGCTCATCTACGCCTACGCGGAGGCGACGGTCCCGCTGCTCACCGTCATCACGCGCAAGGCCTACGGCGGCGCGTACATCGTGATGGGGTCGAAGGAACTCGGCGCGGACGTGAACTACGCCTGGCCGGGCGCTGAGATGGCCGTCCTCGGACCGCGCGGCGCGGTGAACATCCTCTACCGCGACGAACTCGGCGCGGCCGAGGACACCGAGGCCCGCCGACAGGAGCTGATGGACGAGTACCGCGAGGAGTTCGCCAACCCGTACAAACCGGCCCAGCGGGGCTACCTCGACGACGTCATCGAACCGGCACAGACGCGACGGCGGCTGATCGAGGACCTCGAACTGCTCGACCGGAAGCGGGCGGACCGCCCGCCGAAGGACCACGGCAACATCCCCCTGTAA
- a CDS encoding thiolase C-terminal domain-containing protein, whose protein sequence is MSDVALIGASMTQFGQREEWVLELLSQAGKACLDDAGVAPHDLDHVYVSNMASGEFEGQTGVMNALAHDLGALPAYTQRVDQTSSSGGAGMYAAWQSVASGASDMTLLVGGEKMTHRSTGEATDVIASITHPVEYKQGVTLPSFAGLTARLYLDTYDAPRESLAKVAVKNHRNGVDNPHAQFRKEVDLETVLDSPIVADPLRLYDFCPITDGSAALLFCPVEVAEEYTDDYVRIAGIGGATDTHVVHERADPTTMGGVVDSGEIAYEMSGYGPEDVDVAELHDMFTILEFLQSEDLGFFEKGHAWEAVEEGVTERDGDLPINTSGGLKSKGHPLGASGVAQGYEIYQQLLGEAGPRQVDAEVGLCCNVGGFGNCVITTIMEVAG, encoded by the coding sequence ATGAGCGACGTAGCCCTCATCGGTGCGTCGATGACCCAGTTCGGCCAGCGCGAGGAGTGGGTCCTCGAACTCCTCTCGCAGGCCGGCAAGGCGTGTCTCGACGACGCCGGGGTCGCCCCGCACGACCTCGACCACGTCTACGTCTCGAACATGGCGAGCGGCGAGTTCGAGGGGCAGACGGGGGTCATGAACGCCCTCGCGCACGACCTCGGCGCGCTCCCGGCGTACACCCAGCGCGTGGATCAGACCTCCTCCTCCGGCGGCGCGGGGATGTACGCGGCCTGGCAGTCGGTCGCGAGCGGGGCGAGCGACATGACGCTGCTCGTCGGCGGGGAGAAGATGACCCACCGGTCGACCGGCGAGGCGACCGACGTCATCGCCTCGATCACCCACCCCGTCGAGTACAAGCAGGGCGTCACCCTGCCGAGCTTCGCGGGGCTGACCGCACGCCTCTACCTGGACACGTACGACGCGCCGCGCGAGAGCCTGGCGAAGGTCGCCGTGAAGAACCACAGAAACGGCGTGGACAACCCCCACGCGCAGTTCCGGAAGGAGGTCGACCTCGAGACCGTCCTCGACTCACCGATCGTGGCCGACCCCCTCCGGCTGTACGACTTCTGTCCCATCACCGACGGGAGCGCGGCGCTGCTGTTCTGCCCCGTCGAGGTGGCCGAGGAGTACACCGACGACTACGTCCGGATCGCGGGGATCGGCGGCGCGACGGACACGCACGTCGTCCACGAGCGCGCCGACCCGACCACCATGGGCGGCGTCGTCGACAGCGGCGAGATCGCCTACGAGATGTCGGGCTACGGGCCGGAGGACGTCGACGTGGCGGAACTCCACGACATGTTCACCATCCTCGAGTTCCTCCAGAGCGAGGACCTCGGCTTCTTCGAGAAGGGCCACGCGTGGGAGGCCGTAGAGGAGGGCGTCACCGAGCGCGACGGCGACCTCCCGATCAACACCTCTGGCGGCCTGAAGTCGAAGGGCCACCCCCTCGGCGCGAGCGGCGTGGCCCAGGGCTACGAGATCTACCAGCAACTCCTCGGCGAGGCCGGCCCCCGGCAGGTCGACGCCGAGGTCGGCCTCTGCTGTAACGTGGGTGGGTTCGGCAACTGCGTCATCACCACGATCATGGAGGTGGCGGGATGA
- a CDS encoding Zn-ribbon domain-containing OB-fold protein: protein MTMEATRYADGSISYPSHPVGPDGSEPVETVDLSEYTATVVTWTTSTATPPGVRAPNHLAIVEFDVDGEPVRALGQLTTDEVDIGDEVRPVYVEELREPGAGIREPASQAWDGYRFEPVQ from the coding sequence ATGACGATGGAGGCGACTCGCTACGCCGACGGCAGCATCAGCTACCCGAGTCACCCCGTCGGCCCCGACGGCAGCGAGCCGGTCGAGACGGTCGACCTGAGCGAGTACACCGCGACGGTCGTCACGTGGACGACGAGCACCGCCACCCCGCCGGGCGTACGCGCGCCCAATCACCTCGCGATCGTCGAGTTCGACGTGGACGGCGAACCCGTCCGCGCGCTCGGCCAGCTCACCACCGACGAGGTGGACATCGGCGACGAGGTCCGGCCGGTGTACGTCGAGGAACTGCGCGAACCGGGCGCGGGGATCCGCGAGCCGGCGAGCCAGGCGTGGGACGGCTACCGGTTCGAGCCCGTGCAGTAG
- a CDS encoding DUF7547 family protein, producing MSDPEDDLLALLDDLADTLDALREELDAEDATERRTRRADRGVPARDPMPRRPTPPRPGEFVRFTEEYTIPTLIAFLEANVRALELLRGVLRLAGGRGLPATDRENERVATAGRRALDGVDAVLDDLQDAFEGRPTDENARTLFDDARALRREIDDAIAGRTIDRDARTARAYRDRDRGRDRRPRRDSTDPISIAVTDETADDEDETDGEASAASEVDVDAELDAIRRDVRPDEDDDASGDDSNRSSGRRPRDDGDGG from the coding sequence ATGAGCGACCCAGAGGACGACCTCCTCGCGCTTCTCGACGACCTCGCGGACACGCTCGACGCCCTCCGCGAGGAACTCGACGCGGAGGACGCGACCGAGCGACGGACGCGACGCGCTGATCGCGGGGTTCCGGCCCGCGATCCTATGCCGCGGCGTCCGACGCCACCGCGTCCCGGCGAGTTCGTGCGCTTCACGGAGGAGTACACCATCCCGACGCTTATCGCCTTTCTGGAGGCGAACGTCCGCGCGCTCGAACTCCTGCGCGGCGTGCTCCGACTGGCCGGCGGGCGGGGGCTCCCCGCGACCGACCGCGAGAACGAGCGCGTCGCGACGGCCGGCCGACGCGCGCTCGATGGCGTCGACGCCGTCCTCGACGACCTGCAGGACGCCTTCGAGGGACGGCCCACCGACGAGAACGCCCGCACCCTGTTCGATGACGCGCGCGCGCTCCGCCGGGAGATCGACGACGCGATCGCCGGGCGCACGATCGACCGGGACGCTCGCACCGCGCGGGCCTACCGCGATCGCGACCGTGGCCGCGACCGACGACCGCGACGCGACTCGACCGACCCGATCTCCATCGCCGTGACCGACGAGACGGCGGACGACGAGGACGAGACCGACGGGGAGGCGTCCGCCGCGTCCGAGGTCGACGTGGACGCCGAACTCGACGCGATCAGGCGGGACGTCCGTCCGGACGAGGACGACGATGCGTCCGGGGACGACTCGAACCGGTCGAGCGGACGGCGTCCGCGAGACGACGGCGACGGGGGCTGA
- a CDS encoding DUF7504 family protein: MTTETGAGAFAQALAAMKRRGSSLLVVGSACGRSHLLACRRLLGEDGDGERRRVVVLTDGTADLDARVPSDSRETGTFELFDRRPAVRSAAAATPTAPGLPATLGTLEAEVRESIDEFDAATGGLDPAELRVCVDSLRPLLERYDEEDVVSFVESTVDATLEVGGMCHVHLPVDANNSVVERLEPLFDATIELRELHVPPTDGEEPRTATEQCWHLHEADVTTDWLPL, from the coding sequence ATGACAACGGAGACCGGGGCAGGTGCGTTTGCACAGGCGCTCGCAGCGATGAAGCGCCGCGGGAGCAGTCTGCTCGTCGTCGGTTCGGCCTGCGGCCGGTCGCACCTCCTGGCGTGTCGACGGCTCCTCGGCGAGGACGGGGACGGGGAACGGCGGCGGGTGGTCGTACTCACCGACGGGACGGCCGACCTGGACGCGCGCGTTCCGTCGGACAGCCGCGAGACGGGGACGTTCGAACTCTTCGACCGGCGTCCGGCGGTGCGCAGTGCGGCGGCCGCGACCCCCACCGCACCGGGGCTTCCGGCGACCCTCGGGACGCTCGAAGCGGAGGTACGCGAGTCGATCGACGAGTTCGACGCCGCGACGGGCGGACTCGATCCCGCGGAGTTGCGCGTGTGCGTCGACTCGCTCCGTCCCCTGCTCGAGCGGTACGACGAGGAGGACGTGGTGTCGTTCGTCGAGAGTACGGTCGACGCAACGCTCGAGGTGGGCGGGATGTGTCACGTCCACCTCCCCGTCGACGCGAACAACTCGGTGGTCGAACGCCTCGAACCGCTGTTCGACGCCACCATCGAACTGCGCGAACTACACGTCCCTCCCACCGACGGCGAGGAACCGCGCACGGCGACGGAACAGTGCTGGCACCTCCACGAGGCGGACGTCACCACCGACTGGCTTCCGCTCTAG
- the dpsA gene encoding DNA starvation/stationary phase protection protein DpsA, producing the protein MSTQKEAIRQPADEVEENALRIDKDRSEQIIDALNTDLANAYVLYHQLKKHHWNVEGAEFLDMHLFLEEAYETVEEGADVIAERAQALGGVPIAGPSNQEERATVEFEGEDVYDIRTSLENDLAIYGDIIESMRDHIELTNNLGDYTTEERLREILVGLEEDAHHIEHYLEDDTLVLEEATH; encoded by the coding sequence ATGAGCACCCAGAAGGAAGCGATACGACAGCCGGCGGACGAGGTGGAGGAGAACGCGCTGCGCATCGACAAGGACCGTTCGGAGCAGATCATCGACGCGCTCAACACGGACCTCGCGAACGCGTACGTCCTCTATCACCAGCTCAAGAAGCACCACTGGAACGTCGAAGGGGCGGAGTTCCTCGACATGCACCTGTTCCTCGAGGAGGCCTACGAGACCGTCGAGGAGGGTGCCGACGTGATCGCGGAGCGCGCGCAGGCGCTGGGCGGCGTCCCGATCGCGGGACCGTCCAACCAGGAGGAGCGCGCCACCGTCGAGTTCGAGGGCGAGGACGTCTACGACATCCGCACCTCCCTCGAGAACGACCTGGCGATCTACGGGGACATCATCGAGTCGATGCGCGACCACATCGAACTCACCAACAACCTCGGCGACTACACGACCGAGGAGCGACTCCGCGAGATCCTGGTCGGCCTCGAGGAGGACGCCCACCACATCGAACACTACCTCGAGGACGACACGCTGGTGCTCGAGGAAGCGACGCACTAA
- a CDS encoding YbaK/EbsC family protein, which produces MHPRAEEFRNCARERHGFDPEVHEFEDGTKTAADAARAVGCDVAQIASAIAVRAGDDLVVCVTSGANRVDMEKVAALRSADPSATGMADPDAIRETLGWSIGGVPPFCHDEAVPVYLDETLVDHGTVWAAAGTPDAVFPIAPETLRELADAAVVDLAEE; this is translated from the coding sequence ATGCACCCGCGCGCCGAGGAGTTCAGGAACTGCGCCCGAGAGCGACACGGCTTCGATCCGGAGGTTCACGAGTTCGAGGACGGAACGAAGACCGCGGCGGACGCCGCGAGGGCGGTCGGCTGCGACGTCGCGCAGATCGCGAGCGCCATCGCCGTTCGCGCGGGCGACGACCTCGTCGTCTGCGTGACGAGCGGCGCGAACCGCGTCGACATGGAGAAGGTCGCGGCCCTCCGGAGCGCGGACCCGTCGGCGACCGGGATGGCCGACCCCGACGCCATTCGGGAGACGCTCGGGTGGTCCATCGGCGGGGTCCCACCGTTCTGTCACGACGAGGCGGTCCCCGTCTACCTGGACGAGACGCTCGTCGATCACGGGACGGTGTGGGCCGCGGCGGGGACGCCCGACGCGGTCTTCCCGATCGCTCCCGAGACGCTCCGGGAGCTAGCGGACGCGGCGGTCGTCGACCTGGCGGAGGAGTGA
- a CDS encoding metal ABC transporter permease: protein MTASTLLAALVVVTVAVVGPLETLFDRALSLFGGASCAAGRVAIGGDIFCAGYMQQALLAGLCVGVVAPLVGTFLVHRRLAFIGDTLAHTAFAGVAVGLFLGASLDAPVSPYAAALVVAVLSALLVQAIAEYTDAYGDVAMAIVLSGGFALGTVLMSLDSGGLSVGVTDYLFGSLSLVTRANVGLLVVLTLIVVAAVAIAYRPLVYLTFDETAARVAGVNVRRHERLLVVLTALVVVAAMQIMGVILVAGMLVVPVAAAAQVATSFRQSLALSVVAAELAVVSGIVVSYYFGLQESGIIVLVAIGVFAVAAAAAWIGVPERATSLLRQVDDRRVR, encoded by the coding sequence GTGACTGCGTCGACGCTCCTCGCGGCGCTCGTCGTCGTCACCGTCGCCGTCGTCGGTCCCCTGGAGACGCTGTTCGACCGGGCGCTGTCGCTGTTCGGCGGGGCGTCGTGCGCCGCCGGCCGCGTCGCGATCGGCGGCGACATCTTCTGCGCGGGCTACATGCAGCAGGCGCTGCTCGCGGGCCTCTGCGTCGGCGTCGTCGCGCCGCTCGTCGGGACGTTTCTCGTCCACCGGCGGCTGGCGTTCATCGGCGACACGCTCGCGCACACGGCGTTCGCGGGCGTCGCCGTCGGCCTGTTCCTGGGCGCGAGCCTCGACGCGCCCGTCTCGCCCTACGCCGCCGCGCTCGTCGTCGCGGTCCTCTCGGCGCTGCTCGTGCAGGCCATCGCGGAGTACACGGACGCCTACGGCGACGTGGCGATGGCGATCGTCCTGTCGGGCGGGTTCGCGCTCGGGACCGTCCTGATGAGCCTCGACAGCGGCGGCCTCTCGGTCGGCGTCACCGACTACCTCTTCGGAAGCCTCTCGCTCGTCACCCGCGCGAACGTCGGCCTGCTGGTCGTCCTCACGCTGATCGTGGTCGCCGCGGTCGCGATCGCCTACCGACCGCTCGTCTATCTCACGTTCGACGAGACGGCGGCGCGCGTCGCGGGCGTGAACGTCCGCCGCCACGAGCGCCTGCTGGTCGTTCTCACCGCGCTCGTCGTCGTCGCCGCGATGCAGATCATGGGCGTCATCCTCGTCGCGGGGATGCTCGTCGTCCCGGTCGCCGCGGCGGCGCAGGTCGCGACGAGCTTCCGCCAGTCGCTCGCCCTCTCGGTCGTCGCCGCCGAACTCGCCGTCGTCTCGGGCATCGTCGTCTCGTACTACTTCGGCCTCCAGGAGAGCGGCATCATCGTCCTCGTCGCCATCGGGGTGTTCGCGGTCGCCGCGGCCGCCGCCTGGATCGGCGTCCCCGAACGGGCGACCTCACTCCTCCGCCAGGTCGACGACCGCCGCGTCCGCTAG
- a CDS encoding metal ABC transporter ATP-binding protein: protein MNAVEVDSVTFAYGERPVIDDVSLTVEDGEFLGLVGPNGSGKSTLLELVLGLLRPDRGTVRLFGEPAREFDDGTRIGYVAQQTTRGADELPITVREVVRMGRYPHAGLRRLGADDRRAIEDAMATVGVADLASRRVGDLSGGQRQRVFIARALASEADLLALDEPAVGVDADSRDAFYDLLADLNDGGMTVILIEHDLGVVTERASRVACINRRVFFHGDPDGFADSDALANAYGANQRRLHHDHP from the coding sequence ATGAACGCGGTCGAGGTCGACTCCGTCACGTTCGCCTACGGCGAGCGGCCCGTCATCGACGACGTGTCGCTGACCGTCGAGGACGGCGAGTTCCTCGGCCTCGTCGGACCGAACGGATCGGGAAAGAGCACCCTCCTCGAACTCGTGCTCGGACTCCTCCGCCCCGACCGCGGGACGGTTCGACTGTTCGGCGAACCCGCCCGCGAGTTCGACGACGGGACGCGCATCGGATACGTCGCCCAGCAGACCACCCGCGGTGCGGACGAACTGCCGATCACGGTCCGCGAGGTCGTTCGCATGGGGCGGTACCCCCACGCGGGGCTTCGTCGCCTCGGCGCGGACGACCGCCGGGCGATCGAGGACGCGATGGCGACGGTCGGGGTGGCCGACCTCGCGAGCCGTCGCGTGGGCGACCTCTCGGGCGGCCAGCGCCAGCGGGTGTTCATCGCGCGGGCGCTCGCCTCGGAGGCCGACCTGCTCGCGCTCGACGAGCCCGCGGTGGGCGTCGACGCCGACTCGCGGGACGCCTTCTACGATCTCCTAGCCGACCTCAACGACGGCGGGATGACGGTGATCCTCATCGAGCACGACCTCGGCGTCGTCACCGAGCGTGCCTCGCGCGTGGCCTGCATCAACCGGCGGGTGTTCTTCCACGGCGACCCGGACGGCTTCGCCGACAGCGACGCGCTCGCGAACGCCTACGGGGCGAACCAGCGGCGGCTCCACCACGATCACCCGTGA
- a CDS encoding metal ABC transporter substrate-binding protein — protein sequence MSKLTRRSLLASGAAVTVGALAGCLGSVDPAAGSNGNEVEASFYVLGDFGGRVGGDALGVGTLVPFGQHGHGWQPSADLQRRVRVARAFLYMGEGFQPWADDVVRSLEEDGTDVAVIAARENVDLIDAAGHGGHDHDHDHGDENDTHEDENGSESHDEGHDHEGEHDHGGENDTHGNDTHEGEHGENESRREGGDEGDDGHDHGGKDPHFWLDPTRAATAVETIRDGFVGLAPDEEATFRENADGFAAELRDLDAEFEEALSGRSKEAVLVAGHNAFQYLGERYGFAVHALTDLSPDDSPTTSDVRRAQEIIEADGIEHVLAPVFESDRAAKQLVAETDATEVLPITALAGYREEWKEKEWGYVEIMREINLESLRTALGA from the coding sequence ATGTCGAAACTCACACGACGGTCGCTGCTGGCGTCCGGGGCGGCGGTCACGGTCGGAGCGCTCGCCGGGTGTCTCGGAAGCGTCGACCCCGCCGCGGGGTCGAACGGGAACGAGGTCGAGGCGTCGTTCTACGTGCTCGGGGACTTCGGGGGCCGCGTCGGGGGCGACGCCCTCGGCGTCGGCACGCTGGTGCCGTTCGGACAGCACGGCCACGGCTGGCAGCCCTCCGCGGACCTCCAGCGGCGCGTCCGCGTGGCGCGGGCGTTCCTCTACATGGGCGAGGGGTTCCAGCCCTGGGCCGACGACGTGGTCCGCAGTCTGGAGGAGGACGGCACCGACGTGGCGGTCATCGCCGCTCGCGAGAACGTCGATCTCATCGACGCGGCCGGACACGGCGGTCACGACCACGACCACGATCACGGGGACGAGAACGACACGCACGAAGACGAGAACGGATCCGAGTCCCACGACGAGGGGCACGATCACGAGGGCGAACACGATCACGGGGGCGAAAACGACACCCATGGAAACGACACCCACGAGGGAGAGCACGGGGAGAACGAGTCCCGCCGCGAGGGGGGTGACGAGGGGGACGACGGGCACGACCACGGCGGCAAGGACCCCCACTTCTGGCTCGACCCGACCCGGGCGGCGACCGCCGTCGAGACCATCCGCGACGGGTTCGTAGGCCTCGCGCCCGACGAGGAGGCGACCTTCCGCGAGAACGCGGACGGCTTCGCCGCCGAACTCCGGGACCTCGACGCCGAGTTCGAGGAGGCGCTGTCCGGTCGATCGAAGGAGGCCGTCCTCGTGGCCGGGCACAACGCCTTCCAGTACCTCGGCGAGCGCTACGGCTTCGCGGTCCACGCGCTGACCGACCTCTCGCCGGACGACAGCCCGACGACGAGTGACGTGCGGCGCGCTCAGGAGATCATCGAGGCGGACGGCATCGAGCACGTCCTCGCGCCGGTGTTCGAGTCCGATCGGGCGGCGAAACAGCTCGTCGCCGAGACGGACGCGACGGAGGTGCTCCCGATCACGGCCCTCGCGGGGTACAGGGAGGAGTGGAAGGAGAAGGAGTGGGGGTATGTGGAGATCATGCGAGAGATCAACCTCGAGAGCCTTCGGACCGCACTCGGGGCATGA